gttaGGGACCAGTGTTTaaaaggagctactgcctatctgacttcctcaacccagaaAACCGGGCAATTCAATACCCctagataagactggttgtttgACCTACTGGCTGCTGATTACCCATACCGACTGCtttagatgttcaaatgacagccgggacctgcagtttaTCGTTCCTTCCAAAATATGATCATTGGTGCCTAAAATAGGCTTCGAAAGTATATACAAACCTAGGAGTTACATTAGTActagcctgacctggaatcgaatctacattcatacttgaaAGGTTGGTAATTAgattccaaaataaatattataccaaCTTATGGGAACTAATTTTGCGAATACTTATGGTGTGTCttgaagtttgatttttaattGCACCTTGAAGTTATTCAAGAAAAAGTACCACAAGGAAAATTATCTGCACCTACAACTCAACTTTAAATTATAGTAGGATGAAACGCATTGCTAATGTGAAAAgagagtacaaaaaaaaacattggaaAAATACTTCACGAGTTATCTGTCGGGGAGGTTTTAATTGTAAACATTTGATCCTCACGATTTCCGGCAAAACTACAATTCGTTCAATTGGCAATGGTGTagttaataacaaaaaactaGATAAGATCGATTCCTAAAAacagtaaaaagaaaaaaaaaaaaaacgatttttaggtgcatcggcctaaaaGTCAGTATCTAGTGAATGCAGCTGTATTTATCTTGCCACTGACTTCTAGCCGATGCAACCATTGAGATGATCCCGACGGattgaaaacctcctttttAGAAAGTCGACTAAAACAATCTAAAGCTTTTATATTTACACTGTTGACCTCAAAAACTTATCTTGAAAATCTTTCCATTTgactttaattgaattatagTTTCGCCAGATGTAATAAACCAGCTTTCAGCCTAACAACTCCCCCACCtcctttttcaaataaaacgtatttttctataatttttgtcGTATTTCCTTCCCTTAGCAATaagttacattattatttatatatttttttatttttttcaaaagggTTCAACCCTGAGCTACGCCATCCGCGCGTCAATTTGGGCTCATTGTGGCTCCGGTTGGTTAAATGCTCTAACTTGTGTCAATCAAACTCTTttacagttattatattttattattgcataACTATGTGAAATTCTTACTTTCAACATGGAACTCCGATAATGTTGGGTCGTTTATAATTAGATACAAAAGTTTATCAGAATAGATACCTTTATATAATTAGCCTGTAAATAccagataggtacctatatatatatggGATCGCGTCTCATTTTATTTCTCATAGTATTCCCAAACGGTCGTACCATGATGTCGTTGGCCTTGTGTATATTGGTATTATCAATTACTTACAACGATGCGGCTAGAATACTGGCAGTGTTTCCAGTACCGTCTATCAGTCATCAAGTAGTGTTCCGACCTCTTACCCAAGTACTTGCCAGGCGAGGACATGAAGTCACGGTCATCACACCAGATCCTGTCTTCACAAATGGAGAAGCACCAGCTAATCTTACAGAAATTGACGTCCACTTTACTTATGAAGTATGGAAAAAGTTTTATGAAACTACTTCGGGGGATAATAATGATCTTATAGAACAAACGCATACAGCATTTAGCTTGATGAATCGGATATTCGAAGTTCAAATGAAGGTGGATAaagtgcaaaaaatattaaaagaacaGAAGTTTGATTTGCTCCTATTAGAGGCTTGTGTGAAACCCGCTTTGGTTCTATCTCACATTCTCAAAGTGCCTGTGATTCAAGTGTCATCGTTTGGTCCTAttttctttaatacagcaaCTGTTGGATCAGCTTGGCATCCTTTGCTGTATCCAATTAATTATGTTCTAAAACTTAACAATCTGACCAAGTGGGAAAAATTAAAGGAGTTGTGGAgcttgtataaaataataagtgtaaTGCAACAAGTGGAGCAAGAAGagaataaaacagtaaaaaaattgtttggacCAGATGTACCAGCGATGAGTGAATTGAAAAATAACGTTGACATGCTGTTCGCGAATATTCATCCTCTATGGGATTCAAATCGTCCAGTTCCTCCCAGTGTTATTCATATGGGTGGTTTGCATCAGAAGCCTCAAAAGGAGTTGCCTCAAGTAAgtcttcaattttaattaacgtctaaaaataaacatttgaaataATCTTTAAGTTATTCGGAGATAACATATCAGCTATAAATAAAGACACGTGATTTATATCATATGGGTAAAcccagaaaacaatttaatcaacaAATCTAATTGCAGGATCTCAAAAGTTATTTGGACTCCTCCAAGAATGGCGTGGTATACATCAGCTTTGGTACAAATGTCAAACCTTCCCGGTTACCTCGAGAGAAGATCCAAATTCTGATCAAAGTATTCTCTGAGCTACCTTACGACGTGCTGTGGAAGTGGGATGAAGATGACCTCCCCGGATGCTCTAGTAACGTAAGGATAGAAAAATGGCTGCCTCAGTCAGACCTGTTAAGTAAGTTATCCTATCCTGAAAGATAGTCaagg
This genomic window from Helicoverpa zea isolate HzStark_Cry1AcR chromosome 24, ilHelZeax1.1, whole genome shotgun sequence contains:
- the LOC124642254 gene encoding UDP-glucosyltransferase 2-like; this encodes MGSRLILFLIVFPNGRTMMSLALCILVLSITYNDAARILAVFPVPSISHQVVFRPLTQVLARRGHEVTVITPDPVFTNGEAPANLTEIDVHFTYEVWKKFYETTSGDNNDLIEQTHTAFSLMNRIFEVQMKVDKVQKILKEQKFDLLLLEACVKPALVLSHILKVPVIQVSSFGPIFFNTATVGSAWHPLLYPINYVLKLNNLTKWEKLKELWSLYKIISVMQQVEQEENKTVKKLFGPDVPAMSELKNNVDMLFANIHPLWDSNRPVPPSVIHMGGLHQKPQKELPQDLKSYLDSSKNGVVYISFGTNVKPSRLPREKIQILIKVFSELPYDVLWKWDEDDLPGCSSNVRIEKWLPQSDLLRHPKIKVFITQGGQQSTDEAITAGVPLIGVPMLGDQWFNVEKYITHEIGVRLDIETLTEEQFKNAITEVIGDKKYRQNIKKFGEIIRDEPMTPLERAVWWTEHVLRHGGARNLRSPAANMSWSQFLELELVVTVLSVVLGLIFLSSLLLYYSYKHFVLSPKQKKLTGN